GGCCAACGCGGGGGACAACAGCGGCAGGCTGTTCGTCGTGGAGCAGGGTGGAACGATAAGGATCCTGGCCGGCGGGGCGTCGGCTCCCGATCCCGCTCCGTTCCTTGACATCTCCGCCAGGGTGGTCAGCGGCGGGGAACAGGGGCTCCTCGGCGTGGCGTTTCCTCCGGGATACGCCGCGAAGCGGTACTTTTACGTGAACTACACCCGGATCGCGGACGGCGCGACCGTCGTCGCGCGGTACCGGCTCCTTCCGGGGAACGACAACGCGGCCGATCCGGCGACCGAGGAGATCCTGCTGACCGTCGCGCAGCCCTTCGCGAACCATAACGGAGGGCACCTTGCCTTCGGCCCCGACGGGTTCCTCTACATCGCATTGGGGGACGGCGGAAGCGCGGGAGATCCCCTGGGGAACGCGCAGAATCCGGGGGTGCTCCTCGGGAAGATGCTGCGCATCGATACGGAGGCGGGGACCGCCCCGGGGGCGATCCCTCCGTACGCCATACCGGCGAGCAACCCGTTCGTGGACAACGCCGCGTTCCGGCCGGAGATCTGGGCGCTGGGTTTGCGGAACCCGTGGCGTTACGCCTTCGACCGGCTGACGGGAGACCTCTACATCGGAGACGTTGGGCAGAACACCATCGAGGAGATCGACTTCCAGCCCGCGGCAAGCGCCGGGGGAGAGAACTACGGCTGGGACATCATGGAAGGGCGGAACTGCTTCGAGGGCCCCGGGTGCAACGGGCAGGGCCTTACGCTGCCCGTCGCGCAATACGACCATTCGCTGGGGGAATGCTCCGTGACGGGCGGGACCGTGTATCGTGGAGCGGCCTTCCCCGCCCTGCAGGGGATCTACTTCTATGCGGATTTCTGCACCGGCCGGTTGTGGGGACTCCGGCGGCAGGGCGCGGTCGCTGAAACCGCGGTGCTCCTCGCTCCGACGGCTCCTCCGCGAAACGTCACCGCGTTCGGCGAGGACGAGGCCGGAGAGGTGTACCTCACCGATTACGCGACAGGCAATCTCCTGAGGATCGTCACTCCGTGAGCGGCGCGCCGGCGGGGGAAGTCGCGATGCGCATCGCCGTCACCGGGGCGGGGGGGCTGGTCG
This region of Thermodesulfobacteriota bacterium genomic DNA includes:
- a CDS encoding PQQ-dependent sugar dehydrogenase: MLRIAVVLALLGASGCGGNSSGAIAAPPDAAGWPGISLSVAAGGFTQPVNVANAGDNSGRLFVVEQGGTIRILAGGASAPDPAPFLDISARVVSGGEQGLLGVAFPPGYAAKRYFYVNYTRIADGATVVARYRLLPGNDNAADPATEEILLTVAQPFANHNGGHLAFGPDGFLYIALGDGGSAGDPLGNAQNPGVLLGKMLRIDTEAGTAPGAIPPYAIPASNPFVDNAAFRPEIWALGLRNPWRYAFDRLTGDLYIGDVGQNTIEEIDFQPAASAGGENYGWDIMEGRNCFEGPGCNGQGLTLPVAQYDHSLGECSVTGGTVYRGAAFPALQGIYFYADFCTGRLWGLRRQGAVAETAVLLAPTAPPRNVTAFGEDEAGEVYLTDYATGNLLRIVTP